The nucleotide sequence CAGGACCTATCAGGATTTGCTCAAAAACAAGAACGATGAGTTCAATTTTGAGCAATTGGCCCTTTCAGACTTGTACAAGGTCTCGCTTGACGGATCGAAAGAACTGTGGCTGAAGAGCGATATGTACCGCAGTATTACCTTTTCGCCCGATGGGAGCTACGTCATGGTAGTCACCATTGAAAAACCATTCTCCTACCTGGTTCCGTACAGCCGTTTCCCGTCTAAAACCACCATCTACACGGCCGATGGAAAGGAGGTACAAACAGTACTGGAGGTTCCACTAATAGAGGATTTGCCGCAAGGCTTTATGGCGGTGAGAGAAGGTAAGCGAGATTTTGGCTGGCGAAGCGACAAGCCCGCAACCTTGACTTACACAGTAGCGCTGGACGGAGGTGATCCTGAAAATGAAGTGGAGTACCGCGATGAAATGTTTCAGTTGGATGCCCCCTTTGATTCAGAGGGTCGAAGCATGATGAAAACCATCAACCGCGCATACGGAGTAGATTGGGGGAAGGATAACATGGCGATCGCCTACGACTATTGGTGGAACACCAGAAATACCAAGTCATACATGTTCAACCCGTCGGATGCTTCTCAAACTCCGATTGTATTTGAAGACAGAAACTACCAAGACCGATACAACGACCCGGGAAGTTTTGTCTCAGAACGAAATGAGATGGGTAGCATGGTATTGTCTATTAAAGACGGTCAACTCTTTTCTATCGGAGATGGATACACCGCCGAAGGGCAGTTCCCATTCTTGGATCGATTTGATATCCAAACGCAGAAGAGAACGAGAATGTACCAATCTGAATACACCGACAAGGTGGAGGACATTCGCAGCTACGACGCTAAGAAGAACGAGCTATTGGTAAGAATTGAATCGCCGACGGAATACCCGAACTACTATTTCAGAGAAGGGAAGAGCAAGAAGCTCACCCAAATTACTGAGTTTGAAAATCCCTTTAAAAGCCTTCAAGATGTGGATAAAGAGGTGATCAAGTACCAACGCGAAGACGGGCTGGAACTCTCGGGAACGCTGTACCTGCCCATTGGCTACGACAAAGAGAAAAAGGAAAAGATGCCCATGATTATGTGGGCTTACCCCACGGAATTCAAGGACAAGTCGAGCGCCGGACAGAGCACCCAAAACCCCAATGAGTTTACTTATCCCTACTACGGATCGATGGTGTATTGGGTCACGCGCGGCTACGTGGTGCTCGATGATGCTTCATTCCCCATTGTTGGAGAGGGCGATGAAGAACCCAACGACTCCTTCAGAGAGCAGCTGGTGGCCAATGCCAAAGCGGCCATCGATGCGGTGGATGAGCTGGGCTATATCGACAGAAATAGAGTAGCGGTAGGGGGTCACAGTTACGGTGCCTTTATGGTGGCCAATTTGCTCTCGCACTCCGACCTCTTTGCAGCTGGTATCGCCAGGAGTGGAGCTTACAACAGGACCTTAACGCCCTTCGGATTCCAAAGCGAGGAAAGAAACTACTGGGAGGCACCGGATATCTACAATACCATGTCACCTTTTATGCACGCCGAGAAAATGAATCAGCCCTTACTCTTGGTTCACGGAGAGGCCGATAACAATTCGGGGACTTATCCCATGCAAAGCGAGCGCTATTTCAATGCACTGAAGGGATTGGGTGCCACCGTTCGATTGGTGATGTTGCCGAAGGAGAGTCATGGGTATCGCTCGAAAGAGAGCATCCTGCACGTACTCTGGGAGCAGGATCAGTGGCTGGAGAAGTATGTGAAAAATCGAGAGGTGATTGAATAATGGTTAGCTATTAGCTGCTAGCGATTGGCTGTTAGCTAGTTGCTTAGTTGACTTTCAATGAGCATCTGTCACTTCGAGTGCGGTCAGGAAGCATGACTGGGCGTGTATCGAGAAGTGGTTTTCATTTGTCCTTCTTCTGTTTTCCACTTTTTTGTCGTCAAAAAAGTGGAGCAAAAAAGACGCGGAAAATACCATCCTTGAGCTTTGTCTTTGCCGCACGTGCCATCTCCATGGCGACAAACTCACGGATTGAACTATTTTCCGATTTGCCACCGCACGGGGTGGTAGCGCTTTCTCAATCCTGCGCTTGCCCGGTGCATTCCTCTCAGCTGAAAAAGCTTCGTCGGATGCAGAAAAGGGAGGGCACGGGCTTATTGGCTTAATATCCTTGTTTCTGTCACTTCGAGTGCGCGCAGGAAGCATGACTGGGCGTGTATCGAGAAGGACATTTGAAGGAGGTTTTGT is from Cryomorphaceae bacterium 1068 and encodes:
- a CDS encoding prolyl oligopeptidase family serine peptidase: MKTILTATLLVFATSTFSQDNTAYQKPPQEILDLVDVPRAPGVLLDDEKENMVLLYRDPYKSIEELSKEELRLGGLRIDPSTNIGSRVTYYNNVKLKHLGKKNAEIIQVKGLPENPKLTNFSWSPDQSKIALTNTTAEGVELWVLDVKSASVSKLSNANLNANVGDVINWFEDGKSILVKMVLENRKPLIDTESAVPTGPTISVNDGKKAQNRTYQDLLKNKNDEFNFEQLALSDLYKVSLDGSKELWLKSDMYRSITFSPDGSYVMVVTIEKPFSYLVPYSRFPSKTTIYTADGKEVQTVLEVPLIEDLPQGFMAVREGKRDFGWRSDKPATLTYTVALDGGDPENEVEYRDEMFQLDAPFDSEGRSMMKTINRAYGVDWGKDNMAIAYDYWWNTRNTKSYMFNPSDASQTPIVFEDRNYQDRYNDPGSFVSERNEMGSMVLSIKDGQLFSIGDGYTAEGQFPFLDRFDIQTQKRTRMYQSEYTDKVEDIRSYDAKKNELLVRIESPTEYPNYYFREGKSKKLTQITEFENPFKSLQDVDKEVIKYQREDGLELSGTLYLPIGYDKEKKEKMPMIMWAYPTEFKDKSSAGQSTQNPNEFTYPYYGSMVYWVTRGYVVLDDASFPIVGEGDEEPNDSFREQLVANAKAAIDAVDELGYIDRNRVAVGGHSYGAFMVANLLSHSDLFAAGIARSGAYNRTLTPFGFQSEERNYWEAPDIYNTMSPFMHAEKMNQPLLLVHGEADNNSGTYPMQSERYFNALKGLGATVRLVMLPKESHGYRSKESILHVLWEQDQWLEKYVKNREVIE